From a single Panulirus ornatus isolate Po-2019 chromosome 69, ASM3632096v1, whole genome shotgun sequence genomic region:
- the LOC139747512 gene encoding trafficking protein particle complex subunit 2-like protein, which produces MAVCVAVIGKENSPLYVWVGSGREELHLHYLAHTGLDVIQEKVAAVNKTPGDTRELYLGLLYASEEYKVFGYTTNTRIKFIIITDAANTTLRDNEIRMMFRRLHNMYTNVVCNPFYIPGEHITSREFDKGVSALVAGN; this is translated from the exons AATAGTCCACTTTACGTATGGGTGGGCAGTGGCCGAGAGGAGCTTCATCTTCATTACTTGGCACACACAGGACTGGATGTGATACAGGAGAAGGTTGCTGCTGTTAATAAAACTCCTGGTGACACAAGAGAGCTATACTTAGGGCTTCTTTATGCATCAGAAGAGTATAAGGT ATTTGGATACACAACCAACACTAGGATAAAGTTTATCATCATTACAGATGCAGCAAATACAACCCTGAGGGACAATGAAATTAGAATG atgTTCAGACGTCTACACAACATGTATACTAATGTTGTGTGCAATCCATTCTATATCCCAGGGGAACACATCACATCTAG AGAATTTGACAAAGGAGTATCTGCTCTGGTGGCTGGAAACTAG
- the LOC139747721 gene encoding uncharacterized protein: MDRTTRIVTARYSLLKRTLSRDGMGKALSIRQLKRAYHPPPVTVAKFKGHVVDLRSDTITKPSEGMKRAMMDALLGDDVYREDPTVSELEKRMAAYTGKDSALFVPSGTMGNLISVLGHCEHRGSEVLLGDQAHIFLYEQAGMAQLGGIQPHIIPTQSDGTFDVAEIPLRMRMEDVHCPRTTLVCIENTQNVCGGKVLPKEWIDEVGCMTKFLGLPLHMDGARLMNAVIASGQTAADVLHACDTASICFSKGLGTPVGSVIVGPEEFMLKALRLRKVLGGGMRQAGMLAAAALYALDNMVDRLAEDHRHAKLLAQAICEMGSKNVTCQLAEVHTNIVIVHIHPDALTPEQFCDRLSTVGEGECKEVGGKVIVKALPWTADSVRFVTHHDAPLNDIQVAIAKLKYITHEIDSQME, from the exons ATGGATAGAACCACAAG AATTGTGACGGCAAGATATAGTCTTTTAAAAAGAACTTTAAGcagagatggaatgggaaaggCTTTATCCATTCGCCAACTCAAGAGagcctaccacccaccaccagtgaCAGTAGCCAAGTTTAAG GGACATGTTGTTGATCTACGGTCTGATACAATAACAAAACCTTCTGAAGGCATGAAGAGAGCTATGATGGATGCCTTGCTTGGGGATGATGTCTATCGTGAAGACCCAACTGTATCTG AACTTGAGAAGCGAATGGCAGCCTACACTGGGAAGGACTCGGCTTTGTTTGTACCATCAGGCACCATGGGAAACCTCATTTCTG TTTTGGGCCACTGTGAGCATCGAGGATCAGAAGTACTGCTGGGTGACCAAGCACATATCTTCCTCTATGAACAGGCTGGTATGGCTCAG CTTGGTGGTATACAGCCTCACATTATCCCTACTCAGTCAGATGGGACATTTGATGTTGCTGAAATCCCTTTAAGAATGCGAATGGAAGATGTTCATTGCCCAAGAACTACACTTGTATGCATTGAAAATACCCAGAATGTGTGTGGTGGGAAAGTTTTGCCCAAAGAGTGGATTGACGAG GTTGGTTGCATGACAAAATTTCTGGGCCTTCCTTTACATATGGATGGGGCACGATTGATGAATGCTGTAATTGCCAGTGGGCAGACTGCTGCTGATGTTCTACATGCATGTGATACTGCTTCCATATGCTTTAGCAAAGGGCTTGGAACCCCTGTTGGCTCTGTTATTGTTGGTCCAGAGGAATTTATGTTGAA AGCTTTACGTCTTCGCAAAGTATTGGGTGGAGGTATGAGACAAGCTGGTATGTTGGCCGCTGCAGCATTATATGCCTTGGACAACATGGTTGATCGTCTGGCTGAAGATCATAGGCATGCTAAACTATTGGCTCAAG CAATTTGTGAAATGGGAAGTAAGAATGTGACTTGCCAGCTTGCTGAAGTTCACACAAATATAGTCATTGTGCATATACATCCAGATGCTCTAACTCCAGAGCAGTTTTGTGATAGATTATCTACA GTTGGTGAAGGGGAGTGTAAAGAAGTAGGTGGGAAAGTTATAGTAAAAGCACTACCATGGACAGCAGACAGTGTTCGCTTTGTTACCCATCATGATGCACCCTTGAATGATATCCAAGTAGCCATAGCAAAGTTAAAGTATATTACACATGAAATAGACAGTCAGATGGAATAA